In Xylanibacter ruminicola 23, a single genomic region encodes these proteins:
- a CDS encoding DUF4859 domain-containing protein, with the protein MKKLSYILSGLLMLGTSAIFSSCGDNEDFWGPHQLTDDEAAELARQEHIRDSLRNSIDAGLVLEYTADITISASSYDGVEIAIDCNRIADFFGITTEQLLTGKLAGKDNGVDVSGFAIEGSNHADNLTMSTSGAPWGHWWNPDGNVTSWKNEAEWPDYKPTVFTEFNAEEGIMTVGQYPGKLAEGQTIKVIDALKYQDKRVAVVITITGKAREEVKATVVASNKLTLETAPNDAYATVAVEGFDAAAALSALGAGSWADVAWVATNADGSYAQEYSADAPGFWYDKEGFAGSWGDNASVFATFQEGQILVGQMPGQMTAGSSVTINFSAMYNGKIVENIITVNIIGYEDPETAPEGEPASTSKDITVTQAWNDTYAAVEYDVKEELRQTFKMTTYQIFSAIKSGDLKMWIDEVGSPANENGTPGYTGGAPGYWLDANGKAVGYGDGLVYGELHSSEESLVLAFGNHPENFSPNGGQVKTKYVIELNGVTATYNITYDVTAAAAARKR; encoded by the coding sequence ATGAAAAAGTTATCATATATCTTGAGCGGTCTGCTGATGTTAGGCACTTCGGCCATCTTCAGCAGTTGTGGAGACAACGAGGATTTCTGGGGACCGCACCAGCTGACAGATGACGAGGCGGCAGAACTGGCCCGTCAAGAACATATTAGAGACTCTCTGCGTAACAGCATTGACGCGGGACTCGTACTGGAATATACGGCTGATATTACCATCAGTGCGAGTTCATACGATGGTGTGGAAATTGCGATTGACTGCAATAGGATTGCCGACTTCTTTGGCATTACCACAGAACAGTTGCTTACTGGTAAACTTGCGGGCAAGGATAACGGTGTGGATGTCTCTGGCTTTGCCATCGAAGGTTCTAACCATGCTGACAATCTGACAATGTCCACTTCTGGTGCACCTTGGGGACACTGGTGGAATCCTGATGGCAATGTCACATCTTGGAAGAATGAGGCAGAATGGCCCGACTATAAACCGACAGTTTTCACCGAGTTCAATGCCGAAGAGGGAATTATGACCGTAGGACAATATCCAGGGAAGTTGGCAGAAGGACAGACCATCAAGGTTATTGATGCCCTGAAGTATCAGGACAAGCGCGTGGCCGTTGTCATCACTATTACAGGTAAGGCACGCGAAGAAGTAAAAGCAACTGTAGTGGCTTCCAACAAGTTGACCCTTGAGACGGCTCCTAACGATGCCTATGCTACCGTTGCCGTAGAAGGCTTCGATGCTGCCGCTGCCCTCTCTGCCCTTGGTGCAGGTTCTTGGGCCGATGTAGCTTGGGTAGCTACCAATGCCGACGGCTCTTACGCTCAGGAGTATAGTGCCGATGCACCTGGATTCTGGTACGACAAGGAGGGCTTCGCAGGATCTTGGGGCGACAATGCCAGTGTCTTCGCTACCTTCCAGGAGGGTCAGATTCTCGTGGGACAGATGCCTGGTCAGATGACGGCTGGTTCTTCTGTCACCATCAACTTCAGCGCCATGTACAATGGCAAGATCGTTGAGAACATCATCACCGTGAACATCATTGGTTACGAAGATCCTGAGACCGCTCCTGAGGGAGAACCCGCTTCAACATCTAAGGACATAACGGTAACTCAGGCATGGAACGACACTTATGCTGCAGTAGAATATGATGTTAAGGAAGAACTCCGTCAGACCTTCAAGATGACTACCTATCAGATTTTCAGTGCTATCAAGAGTGGCGACCTGAAGATGTGGATTGACGAGGTCGGATCACCTGCAAATGAAAACGGAACTCCTGGTTACACTGGTGGTGCCCCAGGTTATTGGCTCGATGCCAACGGAAAGGCTGTAGGGTATGGAGATGGCTTGGTATATGGTGAGTTGCACAGCAGCGAAGAAAGCCTTGTGCTCGCTTTTGGTAACCACCCGGAGAACTTCTCGCCCAATGGTGGCCAGGTGAAAACCAAGTATGTCATTGAGTTGAATGGTGTGACGGCTACCTATAACATCACGTATGACGTGACTGCAGCCGCTGCTGCTCGTAAAAGATAA
- a CDS encoding CotH kinase family protein, with protein sequence MKKFFLSGLTVLFMVACSSEGDVPEPSPVVPTPSTVDTTKVDTSKTDQNPVAVKFAAKYRVAKMQITTDGQQAVDSKEKADYRNCTIKIESDTAAWNYEGRGRIRGRGNSTWIWYPKKPYRIKLDEKASVLGLDANKDWVLLANYRDPTHLMNTFVFEMGYGLNMPFTNHTRYVEVTLNGDYIGLYQLTEQIEVGKSRVDIGKKKGWLLSLDVDDGPAEARTAGDNFWSQVYRMPVCVKSPEAEDYATPETLLDDAKKALGDLENVIHSHDYEALKKVLNVQSMIDYLLIQEYVYNVEVSAPRSIYIHKDKGDALWTFGPLWDFDAGFDFDWGHMYDGHGYFADYRETVLGTDPARHVSNYDYVPSFFTDMWKNKAFVSDVKARWKEIKPRIIAEFWAETKRYADAAAEAMERDAKRWPIDKKYTTEINRMEKWLNSRAVYMDNIVSNYPSGN encoded by the coding sequence ATGAAGAAGTTTTTTCTTTCGGGTCTGACAGTGCTGTTTATGGTTGCCTGTTCGTCGGAAGGCGATGTGCCGGAGCCAAGCCCCGTTGTACCTACGCCGTCGACAGTTGATACAACTAAGGTAGATACTTCAAAAACCGATCAGAATCCTGTTGCGGTGAAGTTTGCTGCCAAGTATCGAGTGGCAAAGATGCAGATTACAACGGATGGACAGCAGGCTGTCGACTCGAAAGAGAAAGCTGATTATCGCAATTGTACGATTAAAATAGAGAGTGATACGGCAGCATGGAACTACGAGGGCCGTGGACGTATTCGCGGCAGAGGTAACTCAACATGGATCTGGTATCCCAAGAAACCATACCGTATTAAACTCGACGAAAAGGCATCAGTACTTGGTCTTGATGCTAATAAAGACTGGGTGCTGCTGGCCAACTATCGCGACCCAACCCATCTGATGAACACCTTTGTGTTCGAGATGGGGTATGGGTTGAATATGCCTTTTACCAATCATACACGCTATGTAGAGGTTACGCTTAATGGCGATTATATCGGTCTGTATCAGTTGACGGAGCAGATAGAAGTAGGAAAGAGTCGTGTGGATATTGGTAAGAAGAAAGGATGGCTACTATCACTTGATGTCGACGACGGCCCTGCTGAGGCTCGTACCGCAGGCGACAATTTCTGGTCGCAGGTATACCGTATGCCAGTATGTGTAAAGAGTCCTGAAGCTGAGGATTATGCTACCCCCGAAACCCTATTAGATGATGCAAAAAAGGCACTTGGCGACCTTGAAAACGTAATACATAGTCACGACTACGAAGCACTTAAGAAGGTGCTGAATGTTCAGTCGATGATTGACTATCTGCTGATTCAGGAGTACGTTTACAATGTCGAAGTGTCTGCACCGCGTAGCATCTACATCCACAAAGATAAAGGTGATGCACTCTGGACTTTCGGACCGCTATGGGACTTTGATGCCGGTTTTGATTTCGACTGGGGACATATGTACGATGGACACGGCTATTTCGCTGATTATCGCGAGACGGTTCTTGGTACCGATCCTGCCCGTCATGTCAGCAATTACGATTATGTGCCGAGTTTCTTTACTGACATGTGGAAGAACAAGGCATTCGTCAGCGATGTAAAGGCGCGTTGGAAGGAAATAAAACCGCGTATTATCGCTGAGTTCTGGGCAGAGACCAAGCGCTATGCCGACGCTGCTGCCGAGGCGATGGAGCGCGATGCTAAGCGCTGGCCCATCGACAAGAAATACACTACAGAAATCAATCGAATGGAGAAATGGCTCAACTCAAGAGCTGTTTATATGGACAATATTGTAAGCAACTATCCAAGTGGAAACTGA
- a CDS encoding DUF6055 domain-containing protein, protein MKRIFRYFFLLLATATIAACSSSDDTEPVSVAPTLSETEVNVEYDVTWYSLTVTSRAVWSAKVENGGDWLTLKDAKGVGGSEKLSFEMKRNTTKQPRVANITVTSGTASTNLKVTQGPTTIEIMDQSQVKDFDKYYKPKEFNFDMLRNDAKWSWFRSKQSEHFFVFWDAYFGDDPNSSSLAEGDRVDVDDLLQKAEQFYKTNIDRLGMVVTGQGKSYLDQYKMEIYLLDPTPEWWVATGSGYDDVIGALWVTPSTCKPVGSVIGHEIGHSFQYQTYCDNVKNGAANDFKSGFRYGYEGSNGGCGFWEQCAQWQSYQDYPQQALNDDWNAVWYQQCHRHFEHEWQRYASYYLQYYWTELHGDKTLGRIWNESKYPEDASGAYMRIFGVNYENYKKQLFAYAQRCVTFDFDGTRSYFTNQNTLYKTTLYNQDGYYQIGYEQCPQPTGFNVINLEVPAAGTKVTVSMEALKAGSKLPDADPGNQVNGDFQVVGNTSTYNKVGSDQAIAYGFVALKEDGSRDYSEMSLTDAKGTAVYTVPAKTKMLYLVVQGAPKSYRQCPWDDKEETDMQCPYRFKIDGTDLYGNFSIDETKDPADVAFTFDVKCNAASEDYIQGSIQLQGSDLKKMAQAFVMQPSVLSGATLPIAAGQTAEPAEGKVALGLIQSDGKITYQYTANVGFWCNAKGDLDNWGDTAPVYVEYDKDSFTLTYGHRFGVSKVGEKYTLKPVLVYTKGGKQYKATFTLNMQF, encoded by the coding sequence ATGAAAAGAATTTTCAGATATTTCTTCCTGCTGCTTGCAACGGCGACTATCGCCGCTTGCAGCAGCAGCGATGATACCGAACCGGTATCAGTGGCTCCAACACTCTCTGAGACAGAAGTCAATGTGGAGTATGATGTCACCTGGTACAGTCTGACCGTTACCTCGCGTGCCGTATGGAGTGCGAAGGTAGAGAATGGCGGCGACTGGCTGACACTGAAGGATGCAAAGGGAGTGGGCGGTTCTGAGAAGTTGAGTTTCGAGATGAAGCGCAACACCACCAAGCAGCCCCGTGTGGCTAACATCACGGTGACCAGCGGCACAGCCAGCACAAACCTGAAAGTGACGCAGGGTCCGACGACCATCGAGATTATGGATCAGAGTCAGGTAAAGGACTTCGACAAGTACTATAAGCCAAAAGAGTTCAACTTCGACATGTTGCGCAACGATGCTAAGTGGTCGTGGTTCCGCTCTAAGCAGAGTGAGCACTTCTTTGTGTTCTGGGATGCCTATTTCGGTGACGATCCTAACAGCAGCAGTCTGGCTGAGGGCGACCGTGTCGATGTAGATGACCTGCTACAGAAGGCAGAGCAGTTCTACAAGACCAACATCGACCGTCTCGGTATGGTGGTCACTGGTCAGGGCAAGTCTTATCTCGACCAGTATAAGATGGAGATCTATCTGCTCGACCCGACACCTGAGTGGTGGGTGGCAACGGGTTCTGGTTACGATGATGTGATTGGCGCCCTCTGGGTGACACCATCTACCTGCAAACCCGTCGGCAGTGTCATTGGACATGAGATAGGTCACTCCTTCCAGTATCAGACCTATTGCGACAACGTGAAGAACGGTGCTGCCAACGACTTCAAGTCGGGCTTCCGCTACGGCTACGAGGGTTCCAACGGCGGCTGTGGCTTCTGGGAGCAGTGCGCCCAGTGGCAGTCGTATCAGGACTATCCGCAGCAGGCTCTCAACGACGACTGGAACGCTGTGTGGTATCAGCAGTGCCATCGCCATTTCGAGCATGAGTGGCAGCGCTATGCTTCTTACTATCTGCAGTACTATTGGACAGAACTCCACGGCGATAAGACCTTGGGCCGCATCTGGAACGAGTCGAAATATCCTGAGGATGCTTCAGGCGCTTATATGCGCATCTTCGGTGTCAACTATGAGAACTACAAGAAGCAACTCTTCGCTTATGCCCAGCGCTGTGTCACTTTCGACTTCGACGGCACACGCAGCTATTTCACGAACCAGAACACGCTCTATAAGACCACGCTCTACAACCAGGATGGTTACTATCAGATTGGCTATGAGCAATGTCCGCAGCCTACTGGTTTCAATGTGATCAACCTCGAAGTGCCTGCCGCCGGCACCAAGGTAACGGTGAGCATGGAGGCGCTGAAGGCTGGCAGCAAGCTGCCCGATGCCGATCCTGGTAATCAGGTTAATGGCGACTTCCAGGTAGTAGGCAATACCTCTACTTATAATAAGGTGGGTAGCGATCAGGCCATCGCCTACGGCTTCGTGGCTCTGAAAGAGGATGGTAGTCGCGACTATAGCGAGATGAGCCTCACCGATGCCAAAGGTACGGCCGTCTATACGGTGCCTGCCAAGACCAAGATGCTCTATCTCGTCGTGCAGGGCGCTCCAAAGAGCTATCGTCAGTGCCCTTGGGATGACAAGGAGGAGACCGATATGCAGTGCCCCTATCGCTTCAAGATCGATGGTACCGACCTCTACGGCAACTTCTCTATCGACGAGACCAAGGATCCTGCAGATGTCGCTTTCACCTTCGACGTGAAGTGCAATGCTGCTTCCGAAGACTATATCCAGGGGAGCATCCAGTTGCAGGGCAGCGACCTGAAGAAAATGGCTCAGGCCTTCGTGATGCAGCCTTCTGTTCTCAGTGGAGCCACACTGCCTATCGCCGCAGGGCAGACAGCAGAGCCCGCAGAGGGCAAGGTAGCCCTCGGACTTATTCAGTCCGATGGTAAGATTACCTATCAATATACGGCCAATGTCGGCTTCTGGTGTAATGCCAAGGGCGATCTCGACAACTGGGGTGATACGGCTCCCGTCTATGTGGAGTACGATAAAGACAGCTTTACGCTCACTTACGGTCACCGTTTCGGCGTAAGCAAAGTTGGTGAGAAATATACTTTGAAACCTGTGTTGGTCTATACCAAGGGTGGCAAGCAGTATAAAGCTACGTTCACACTGAATATGCAATTCTAA
- a CDS encoding RagB/SusD family nutrient uptake outer membrane protein: protein MKKIFSKVLIAFAAGSISLTSCTDLDETLYDRLNETNIDLSNEKDLSLLLSAVTAQYRYLVEDWFGMYHLLEESCDQYMVPARPGVGWGDAYINLHKHNWGPSVGQIYNPWQIAYRGIGYANSVIDAINPDDPAMVSSLAHARFFRAMFYYHLFDMFRNIPLQTTQNVEAGYLPQQVSPQEMYDFIVQELIACKEGFGDSEFWGYGNKYAASMALAKMYLNKNVYLGTSGNDGYEACLAEVESIINSGKYSLAPTYKENFAEDLSKNPEVIFVVPGDRTHTVQFGLQSYCFPQSGIEAYGSTAPGYNGSCAIPQWIRTYDEADKRLADTWAGGPQYKALKQGDTYIPNGDKDNPIMFEADDWTGTGILTYNLNVHSIDKPGAYQQEGYRLHKYEIIGGTDDGTTADDVAIFRYTDVLMMKAECLLRLGRNKDEAASLVTQVRARSFDSTAKATRTVADLEGGSVYAYGHDEYTVAEDAPAGYNDWSNHITTYEGGADIELGGLLDDLGWEFCCELHRRQDLLRFKMKDGRSVWDGKSWFCKDATSTTTYDIYSIPDEAMKANISLKQNPGYSGAE from the coding sequence ATGAAAAAGATATTTAGTAAGGTTCTGATCGCCTTTGCAGCAGGAAGCATCAGCCTCACATCGTGTACTGACCTCGACGAGACGCTTTATGACCGTCTTAACGAGACCAACATTGACCTCTCTAATGAGAAGGATTTGTCTCTGCTGCTGAGTGCTGTTACCGCCCAATATCGCTACTTGGTAGAAGACTGGTTCGGCATGTATCACCTGCTCGAAGAGAGCTGCGACCAGTATATGGTGCCTGCTCGTCCTGGTGTGGGATGGGGCGATGCTTACATCAATTTGCATAAGCACAACTGGGGACCCTCTGTTGGTCAGATTTACAACCCCTGGCAGATTGCCTACCGTGGCATCGGCTACGCCAACTCCGTGATTGATGCCATCAACCCGGATGACCCTGCAATGGTCAGTAGTCTGGCTCACGCTCGCTTTTTCCGTGCGATGTTCTATTATCACCTCTTTGACATGTTCCGCAACATACCCTTGCAGACCACTCAGAATGTAGAGGCTGGCTATTTGCCTCAGCAGGTGAGTCCGCAGGAGATGTATGACTTCATCGTGCAGGAGTTGATAGCATGCAAGGAAGGATTTGGAGACAGTGAGTTCTGGGGTTATGGCAACAAGTATGCCGCCTCTATGGCTCTCGCCAAGATGTATCTGAATAAGAATGTCTATCTCGGCACCAGCGGTAACGATGGTTATGAGGCTTGTCTGGCAGAGGTGGAAAGCATTATCAACTCAGGCAAGTATAGTCTTGCTCCTACTTATAAGGAGAACTTTGCAGAAGACTTGTCAAAGAATCCAGAGGTGATTTTCGTGGTGCCCGGCGACCGTACCCACACCGTGCAGTTCGGTCTGCAGAGCTACTGCTTCCCGCAGTCGGGTATCGAGGCCTACGGCTCCACCGCTCCCGGATATAATGGTTCTTGCGCCATCCCTCAGTGGATCCGTACCTATGACGAGGCAGACAAGCGTCTGGCTGATACCTGGGCTGGCGGTCCACAGTATAAGGCCCTGAAGCAGGGTGATACCTATATCCCTAATGGCGACAAGGACAATCCCATCATGTTCGAGGCTGACGACTGGACAGGTACGGGTATCCTGACCTACAACCTGAACGTACACTCCATCGACAAGCCCGGTGCCTACCAGCAGGAGGGCTATCGCCTGCACAAGTACGAGATTATCGGTGGTACCGACGACGGTACGACGGCCGATGACGTGGCCATCTTCCGTTATACGGATGTCCTGATGATGAAGGCCGAGTGCCTGCTGCGCTTAGGACGCAACAAGGATGAGGCAGCATCACTGGTGACCCAGGTACGTGCCCGTTCCTTCGACTCTACTGCCAAGGCCACCCGCACCGTGGCTGACCTCGAAGGTGGCTCTGTCTATGCATACGGACATGATGAATATACCGTAGCCGAAGATGCTCCCGCTGGCTATAATGACTGGTCGAACCACATCACTACCTACGAAGGCGGTGCCGATATTGAACTCGGAGGTCTGCTCGATGATCTGGGCTGGGAGTTCTGCTGCGAGTTGCATCGCCGTCAGGATTTGCTCCGTTTCAAGATGAAGGACGGACGTAGTGTTTGGGATGGAAAGTCTTGGTTCTGCAAAGATGCTACCAGCACGACCACTTATGATATCTACTCTATCCCCGATGAGGCCATGAAAGCCAACATTTCCCTCAAGCAGAATCCTGGCTATTCTGGTGCCGAATAA
- a CDS encoding DUF6055 domain-containing protein — translation MKRIILLASCVFASYTALHAQKKIYIPEDLRKMDLQADTSQWSFKRSIETDDLILMWERGFGSDTSNPPMLEGKPMSFNLTNLRDRVQEFYHFFRDTLAFSLPGSKADKYKMMVMVNYSLDGTAYGGTYDNFIGALWVAPNRIQDAKMNCMAHELGHSFQLQIPADSVGDAWGGSGFFEMTSQWMLWQVNPGWLTDENYHFEAFKQLTHKAYLHLDNIYHSPFVIQWWSDLHGRKSIAELYRQGRIGEDPVMTYKRMYNMSQKQFCDEMFRGYQHLVNFDFNHARKETRQYACTFDTETEGGKWLRPKNYPEEYGFNAIKLDDKVNLNARKFRLNIQGDNLRYGFVGITTDDQSVYSDVNATEFVVPKSKRLSHLYLIVMGAPLQHYHIPMPTDENYKNPQKLLEFPYSFRIFATR, via the coding sequence ATGAAACGAATAATACTATTGGCATCGTGCGTATTTGCAAGCTATACAGCATTGCACGCCCAGAAGAAGATATACATCCCTGAGGACCTGCGAAAGATGGATTTGCAGGCTGATACCTCGCAGTGGTCGTTTAAGCGTAGTATCGAGACCGACGATCTGATACTGATGTGGGAGCGAGGTTTTGGCAGCGATACAAGCAATCCGCCGATGCTTGAGGGCAAACCTATGAGTTTCAACCTCACTAATCTGCGCGACCGTGTGCAGGAGTTTTATCACTTCTTCCGCGATACGCTGGCTTTCTCGTTGCCTGGGTCTAAGGCCGATAAGTATAAGATGATGGTGATGGTAAATTACTCGCTCGACGGTACGGCCTATGGTGGCACCTACGACAATTTTATTGGCGCCCTATGGGTGGCCCCCAACCGTATACAGGATGCCAAGATGAACTGCATGGCGCACGAACTGGGACACTCGTTCCAGTTGCAGATACCCGCCGATAGTGTAGGTGACGCATGGGGAGGATCTGGCTTTTTCGAGATGACATCGCAGTGGATGCTGTGGCAGGTTAATCCTGGTTGGTTAACCGATGAGAACTACCACTTCGAGGCATTCAAGCAGCTCACCCACAAGGCCTATCTGCATCTCGATAATATCTATCACTCGCCCTTTGTTATCCAGTGGTGGAGCGATTTGCACGGGCGCAAGTCGATAGCCGAACTGTATCGCCAGGGTAGGATAGGCGAGGATCCTGTGATGACCTATAAGCGCATGTACAATATGAGTCAAAAGCAGTTCTGCGACGAGATGTTCCGCGGCTATCAGCATCTGGTAAACTTCGATTTCAACCATGCCCGTAAAGAAACCCGCCAATATGCCTGCACATTCGATACCGAGACAGAAGGCGGAAAGTGGCTGCGCCCCAAGAACTATCCTGAGGAATACGGATTCAACGCCATCAAACTAGATGATAAGGTAAACCTTAATGCCAGAAAGTTCAGACTGAATATACAGGGCGATAACCTGCGTTATGGTTTTGTAGGCATAACTACCGATGACCAGTCGGTTTATAGCGATGTGAATGCCACAGAGTTCGTCGTACCAAAATCAAAACGCCTTTCTCACCTCTATCTCATTGTGATGGGAGCTCCTTTGCAGCACTATCACATACCGATGCCTACAGACGAAAATTATAAAAATCCACAAAAACTTTTGGAGTTTCCATATAGTTTTCGTATTTTTGCCACCCGATGA